attttatttggttgCAGAAATCTATGACACTGTAGTTGTAGCTGTCAGGGGCGGTGCAAATGAAGTCCTTTATAACTGACCACAAAGCGTACACTGTCTTTCAACTTTCAACTTTTCATTGAGCTGCCCAACAACAATACAGACAACTCCTTTGTGCAGGTATTTATGCATTCTtaagaacacatttttgttttctatttatttattgttcatttGAGTTTTTAATATAAGAGTTTACcccttaatattaaaatattaagagTTTAACAtagtattaaaaataattaatagcaTACATCTGCAGAGACAGGTTTGCCAGAGTAGCCTAGTTGTATTATAGCCaatgtgctttttgttctgtttacTATTAACATTTTATGGTTGCCAATACAATTAATACACTACATAAATTGTCCTCCTCTTCTTGTCACAAAAACTCCTTAAAGCAAATACTGATTAAAATATACTATACTAAATTGGCTGACTTAAGAAGAATTAATAACGGTGCAGTATGGGGGAATCTTTCTTTACCCAATACAATCTTTAAAAACCATTACATGAGATGTAGGTATTTGTATCTGTCATAACCTAGGCTTAATCTGTTTCTAATATATTTCTAAAACTGTTTTAACACATTATCTGTTTTAATCCAGTGTTTTTAAACCTGTCTAACCGTGCACAAAGAGAAATGAGGGACATAGAACTTAACAAGGTGGATCTGGAAAAGCAGCACATTAATGAAAAAAATGGCTGTGTGAAGGTTAGGGTCCAAGAGGACATTGGACCGAAAATTACCTGCCTCTCCAAAGACGAGTTAATGAAAATTGCTGGTACAGCTGGGTACGCAACCAATATGaccattatgaaaaataaaatgatgtatcTGTCTACCTATTCGGCTTGTAGCCTCTTCCACTCACAGAAAATCCATGCATCTCCCCAGGTGGATTCGGGCTCGCTGGATCTTGCTGGTTCTGTTCTTTCTTGGCTGGGTTGGCATGTTAGCTGGGGCAATAGTAATCATACTACAGGCCCCACGCTGTAAACCCATCCCTGAAATGAACTGGTGGAATGAGGGTCTTCTCTACCAGATATCTGATGTGAATGCTTTCTCTAACAAAGGACTGAAAGGTGAGACAAATTGACATGTCTTCATTTAGGGTTTTCCATATGAATAACGGTTTGTTTATTGGAATGAACAGTATTCTCCTTGCAGTAGTCACCCTATGTGAAACTGTTATAAGTAGAAACTTGGCAAATCTCATTAGctgttgtgttttgttattttgcagaATATGGCAGAAATTGCAAATTGCACAGATATGCTGTGGACAAAAcaggtcatatttcaaatgtggaTTGTGGAATACATTATATGGGCAGTATTGCAAACAATACTGTGCTCATTGCAGATTAATAATGAGAAAACAGCAGGTTTCAGGGTGTGTCTGGTGTCAGTGAAGTGCTGATGTTTTCACCTCTTTTTTCCCCGCTCATTGTTTGTAGGGGTGGAGGAGAAGCTGGAGTATCTGAAACAGATGAAGGTGAAGGGTCTTATCTTGGGTCCAATACACACTGTGCAAGCAGACCAGCTCGACACACTGAAACTAACATCTATTAAACCTGAAGTAGGCACTGAGAATGAACTGGAAACTCTGCTGGACCAAGCccataaaaagggtgactttatCTTCTGGATGTCCTTTCTCTTATCAGTGTCTTGTGAATTCTGAATATTTAAGTCTTGCTAAAATGTCATAGATCAGCTGTGCACACATAGGCAGAGGCCGAAGGGTGAACGAACTGCAGGGTAAGGCAATTGCAGGGTATGGTATTTCATAGATTATATATATTCTCTGAAATATTATACAGGCCTCTGAATATACATATTTAGACTGGAATGGATTGAATGGATGTTATAACAGCAATCACACAATTTTAAGGTTCCCCTCCTCCGAAATCTCAATTTAACTTTTGCATTCaagacaaaatatttaattaaatggcatctaccaCCAGCTGTTAATGTTCACACTCCATACAAAACGTTCCAGATGAATGAATGGTTAAAATTGTTGTATACACAGATGCCAGAAGACtatatgaataattattttagtgACTCAATGTTAGGCTACAGCAAGCAAATATGCATGATTTATTTTATCGGCATAACAGACAATTAAATACTATGTAATAAGCACTCTTTGCTAACGCAGCAAAATTAAAAAAGTTCAGTTTGGACCTGCATACGCCATTAAAAGTGGTCCCACACCTACAGTATAGGCTTATGTTATACAGTTGATTTAAAGctttggaaattaaaataaaatccagtGGAGACTGTCTTCTTCACAAGCTCAAGGATCAATGATGAAAATATTTTCAGTCATCTCCatgctatatataaatatatccacATTTGTAACATTCCATTCCTtgcatccattcacacacacacacacatatatatatatatatatatatatatatatatatatatatatatatatgtatatgtgtgtgtgtgaatggatgcaAGGAATGGAATGTTACAAATGTGGATACACTCGTTTCAATGCACCTATAATCTAATAAATAGGCCTATGTATTAATGTGAGAATTGCACTacgttattttatatttgttttaaaatgttaaattctttCAGAAATTAAGACAACCCACACAGTGACCCAAGCGATTTACGTTTTATAATGAATTTGGTCACAgccactgatctagagtcagctTTCCCTTCGCACTGGTAATTAAAGTTTATAAGCTATATGAAGTGGGGGAAGTGAAACAGTTTACAGGCCAGGGGAAGGCTAAGCCTCGCTATGCCTTACACATGCTCCACCTATGTGAGCACACCTCCGTGTCACCCATTCAAACTCTAAAACTGGTCCATAAACAGACCTGACCTTATTattggacattttttatttttatattatagtgatttgaggggctgcacaaaGAGAACAACTGAACTGCCTGAGTCACTTAAATTAGTAGTCTGCTTTATCCTTTAAACAAAATGCTATCTCGGTAAGCTGTTTATCAACTTCAGTATTTTGAAAGAAACAATATCTGTTGAAAACTTGAAAAGACTATTCTTTATGGTAATGGAAGCTGAACACTTTTCTTGTGTAAACCTACTTGTGTGAACTTAATTACAAAAGATTAGCTAACTTTTATATCCCCTTTtcctttctctgtctctttttttatcacattgaaactcttttatttctttttcataGGTATCTCTTTAGTGCTGGATTTAACACCTAACTATGAAAGTGTTTCAGCCTGGTTCAACAATACTGCCTCTGTTGCTGAGAAACTCAAAGTAAGTGCTgaaaattgtggagggaggcatTTTTATGTGGATGGTGCATAAGCAGATGTAAAGATGAAATATTGTTTGCACATATAAGAAAGAGGGAAGCACTAAAGAGCCTAACATGTACAGTAAGACCCTATCCATGATATTACAGTTACACCAGATTTTAGAAAATGGAATTGCAATATGTATACAAAAAAGTGCATACAgtataacaacaaaacatttgtcttatcTGCCTAAACATTTGTCTAAATATTATATGCCATATTCATTATGTTTCTTTTAGGAAGCATGTGTGTACTGGTTAAATAAAGGATTCAATGGCATTTCCTTATCTGGCCTTGGAGATTTCGCAAATACGAGCACCTGGCCATCTATACAAGATATAACCAACAAAAGAAGCTGGACTGAAAAAACGTATGTGTTTGTAGTCGTATGCTAAGAAATAATCataatataaatggtaaatgTGGCTAATTTGTTTACTGTAATGCAATAGAGACACCTGCTGGCCAGAAATGGTTATGAGCACTGTTACTTGCTTCCTTAGGCTGGTGAAAGTGTCTCACCACATCTGCAATACAGTAACATTTCCATCTTATTTTGTTTATTGTCTTATTTCCCATTATCAAACTGCAattcttttttttacacttttaaggAGGATCAGGCCTTTTTTTAGTGCAATTTGGCATCATGCAGAGTTCCCTACTGAAAATACTATCTTAGACCAGCATATTTTTTCTTTCTGGTTCAGGCTTTTCATAATGCAATAATAGCATAATCATAATTGTTTGATATAGTCAAGCATAGAGATCAGAGCAGTATGTAAAAACTAACTACATTTCTCACAtaccctatctctctctctctctctctctctctctctctctctctctctctctctctctctctctctctctctctctctctctctctctctctttctcatcccTCTAACAGAGCTCTGATAGTCTCTGTCACTGATCTTCCTTTGGATGACATCCATGTACTGCTGAACCATTCAGGTGTCGACCTGCTTCTGACGGGACTGCCTAATCCGGTCGAGTCCCAAGCCCTTTCAATACAGAAACTCTACTCCATGAATCCCCAGACCAGCCTGGGCTGGAGCCTGTGTGGACGGACCTTGGGCTGTCTGGCTTCTAGGACTCCAGCAGTGCCTGTAAGGCTCTTTCAGATCCTGTTGTTCACCTTGCCGGGCACGCCTCTGTTTAATGCTGGGGATGAGGTTGGATTGAAGACAGGGGTAAGTAGTGTGTAACAGGGAGATATACGAATGAATGATAGAATGGATAGATATCTAAGTGGGTGGTTGAATCAGTTTTTGTTTAGAGGGAtagatttcttttatttttacacatataATAAACCTGTCTTGTATATACGTTTATTGGTTAAGTTTAAGTTCAGTATGTTTCAAGAGATGCTAAGACCAGTTTTAAACCTTAATCACTGTTTGGATAATGTTTGACCCAAATCAATTTTGTTTTGGATGttataaaaatggtttccttaaTCTGAGCTGTACAAGGCTTTGTAACCTTTTCTTAAACTTGTCACctgaacacacaaaaatgtaGACTAGATTAGATGAATCAAGCTGGTTTAATCAAACAGTTCCCCATTCATAATGTTCAGGTCAAATTTGACCTGCCATAGGAAATAAATTGGTGAGactatataacacacacacacacacacacacacacgcacacacacacacacacttcaatgtCTGACTCACTGTGAGAAAGATTACACTTAGGTGTGGGAGCTGCAAACCATCAGGTTTGACTGTAAGTATGATATGTGCTAGGTGTAAAAAGCACCTGCCAACAGCGCAGCTGTTTGCATTCCAATAGTCCAATAATTccaaattaaagacaaactgcaccccATTGTTTTTGCTGCAGTAGCATTGGGTTTAATTACAATATAGATGTGTATTTTTTGTGAGGACAACCCGAGTTCAATTCTGAATTTTGGCCCATGGTGTGCTGATTCACAATAAAGTGAATGCAAATGTTCATTTCTTTTAGGTGATTTGGTAACGGGGGGGCTTTGATCTAGGTTAAAttatccatggttttactaaaggaatattgtagtaaccatgttttagtGCAGTTAACCATGTGTTAATATAAGCAATATGTTATTAATATAGTCATCatgtttcattttgtggttactttgattttactacaaaataccatggggATTTTATGGTccctgtagtaaaaccatggttattttgTGTAAGggaatgttagggttaggtttagggtttggtgtAGGATGTCTGTGGACTATAAATAAGCACAACAAAGCCACTGCAGGGATGTCTTATACtctttgttagtatttaattaaggGTGCAAACAGCATCTACCACTATTTGAAATTTTTATCAATTTATGttgctattatattatattatattatattatattagtatctgccaaaaaaaataaataataaataatttaaaaaaaaatgctacaatTCTACAAATAATTGACTTTTATAAAGTCTAAACATAGGCCTATATCCCATGCataaattgtgaaaatatttcaACATTGGTTATTGAGATCAGCCAATGCATGGTGCACTGAAGCTATCATAGTTATTTTttcatgtaattattattttagctGATGTCACCAGAGATCCCCAATGCAtgacatattttgatgttttcaCAACCTTACCATTTACTGAAATGAAGGTTTTTATTGAAGTGAAGATTTCATAAAATGTGGTATGAATGGAGTA
The sequence above is a segment of the Xyrauchen texanus isolate HMW12.3.18 chromosome 2, RBS_HiC_50CHRs, whole genome shotgun sequence genome. Coding sequences within it:
- the LOC127661137 gene encoding 4F2 cell-surface antigen heavy chain-like; this encodes MRDIELNKVDLEKQHINEKNGCVKVRVQEDIGPKITCLSKDELMKIAGTAGWIRARWILLVLFFLGWVGMLAGAIVIILQAPRCKPIPEMNWWNEGLLYQISDVNAFSNKGLKGVEEKLEYLKQMKVKGLILGPIHTVQADQLDTLKLTSIKPEVGTENELETLLDQAHKKGISLVLDLTPNYESVSAWFNNTASVAEKLKEACVYWLNKGFNGISLSGLGDFANTSTWPSIQDITNKRSWTEKTALIVSVTDLPLDDIHVLLNHSGVDLLLTGLPNPVESQALSIQKLYSMNPQTSLGWSLCGRTLGCLASRTPAVPVRLFQILLFTLPGTPLFNAGDEVGLKTGEKLQTMWDLESPADEANATAKTLQEERIALRDFFKALSDLRGKERALRHGEFVSLHSSSSTLAFLRIWDQSERFLIAINWGNSAVNMTFTNSDLPAEAQVCVTTNAENLAVDSMVSLKTLELGSKQAVLLSYPYAG